The following are from one region of the Georgenia sp. M64 genome:
- the istB gene encoding IS21-like element helper ATPase IstB: MTTTTTRTSVPALGVPSAPPLPGDLEALLRRLRLPHIRHQAPEVIATAKAQRWEPVEVLRALFAEEAAGRDRASLATRRTAAGFPTGKTFDAWDEAASSIPVPTQHALRTLEWVHRKENLVVCGPSGTGKTFLLEALGHQAVEQGLRVSWFTLEDLGALLRRHRADDTVTKAIAKVLRADLVVVDDIGLLPVATDAAEGLYRLVDAAYEKRAVAISSNLHPAGFDELMPKTIATATVDRLLHHAHVCQTSGESVRLSQALSGRGVTPLA, translated from the coding sequence ATGACCACCACGACCACACGCACGAGCGTGCCGGCCCTGGGAGTGCCGTCCGCGCCGCCGCTACCCGGCGACCTCGAGGCCCTGCTCCGCCGGCTGCGCCTGCCCCACATCCGCCACCAGGCACCCGAGGTCATCGCCACCGCCAAGGCCCAACGCTGGGAACCCGTCGAGGTTCTACGGGCCCTGTTCGCCGAGGAGGCCGCCGGCCGGGACCGGGCCTCCCTGGCCACCCGCCGGACCGCGGCCGGGTTCCCCACCGGCAAGACGTTCGACGCCTGGGACGAGGCCGCGTCCTCGATCCCGGTCCCGACCCAGCACGCGCTACGGACCCTGGAGTGGGTCCACCGCAAGGAGAACCTCGTCGTCTGCGGGCCGTCGGGGACCGGGAAGACGTTCCTGCTCGAGGCCCTGGGGCACCAAGCCGTCGAGCAAGGCCTGCGGGTCTCGTGGTTCACCCTCGAAGACCTCGGCGCCCTCCTGCGCAGGCACCGCGCCGACGACACCGTCACCAAGGCCATCGCGAAGGTGCTGCGCGCCGACCTCGTGGTCGTCGACGACATCGGCCTCCTCCCGGTCGCCACCGACGCCGCCGAGGGCCTCTACCGCCTCGTCGACGCCGCCTACGAGAAACGAGCCGTCGCGATCAGCTCCAACCTCCACCCCGCCGGGTTCGACGAGCTCATGCCCAAGACCATCGCCACCGCGACCGTCGACCGGCTCCTCCACCACGCCCACGTCTGCCAGACCAGCGGCGAGTCCGTCCGCCTGTCCCAGGCCCTCTCCGGTCGAGGAGTGACGCCCTTGGCCTGA
- a CDS encoding response regulator transcription factor — protein sequence MGETGRERTAVVVEDDADVRLLLAATLSQAGFTVHTAGSGADGVAAVREHAPAVVTLDLSLPDIDGFEVCRRIRAFSDAYVVMLTGRSEEIDTLLGLESGADDYLTKPFRPRELRARVEAMLRRPRRPDGATVDAGPGAAADTAATGGSTGGAPPAGHPTTASPAQTGTPPAQPGHLSHHGLRVDTAARMVDIDGTPVHLTRSEFDLLAALVAEPNRVLRKAELVRRLWGQDYDTGTPVLDSDLRTVEVHMANLRRKLGDDAASPRFVVTVRGVGYRLAPAV from the coding sequence GTGGGGGAAACCGGACGGGAGCGCACCGCCGTCGTCGTCGAGGACGACGCGGACGTCCGCCTGCTCCTCGCCGCGACGTTGAGCCAGGCCGGTTTCACCGTCCACACCGCCGGTTCGGGCGCCGACGGCGTCGCGGCGGTGCGCGAGCACGCCCCGGCCGTGGTCACCCTCGACCTCTCTTTGCCGGACATCGACGGCTTCGAGGTCTGCCGGCGGATCCGGGCGTTCTCCGACGCCTACGTCGTCATGCTCACCGGCCGCTCGGAGGAGATCGACACCCTCCTCGGCCTGGAGTCCGGCGCCGACGACTACCTCACGAAGCCCTTCCGCCCGCGCGAGCTTCGGGCTCGCGTCGAGGCGATGCTGCGCCGTCCGCGCCGCCCGGACGGGGCCACCGTGGACGCCGGGCCGGGAGCCGCCGCCGATACCGCGGCGACTGGGGGGAGCACCGGCGGGGCCCCGCCGGCCGGGCACCCCACCACGGCGTCGCCCGCCCAGACCGGGACGCCCCCTGCGCAGCCCGGGCACCTCAGCCACCACGGTCTGCGCGTGGACACCGCCGCCCGCATGGTCGACATCGACGGCACCCCGGTCCACCTCACCCGGAGCGAGTTCGACCTGCTGGCCGCCCTGGTCGCCGAGCCGAACCGGGTGCTGCGCAAGGCCGAGCTCGTCCGGCGCCTGTGGGGCCAGGACTACGACACCGGCACGCCGGTCCTTGACTCGGACCTGCGCACGGTCGAGGTCCACATGGCCAACCTGCGCCGCAAGCTCGGCGACGACGCCGCGTCCCCGCGGTTTGTCGTCACGGTGCGCGGGGTCGGGTACCGCCTCGCCCCGGCGGTCTGA
- the istA gene encoding IS21 family transposase, producing MKSAEEIMEILEAFDLTGSYRDAGELAGVSHHTVARYVAARDAGRLSERPAARPQLIDEFLPKVEEWVDKSNGKIRADIAHDKLVALGFTGSERTTRRAVAAVKKAYRQGRARVHRPWVTEPGLWLQYDFGDGPVIDGARTVLFCAWLAWSRFRVVLAIRDKTMPSVFAALDQVFRVLGGVPTYVLTDNEKTVTVEHIAGMAVRNPQMVAFARHYGVSVLTCEPADPASKGGTEATVKVAKADLVPKETNLLPGYASFAELEAACQAFTDLVNHRVHRVTRRVPAEMLAEERARLHALPAAPHTVAFGLTRQVPANSPMVTFEAGQYSVPHHLLGERVWVRTYGAGPGEQVVIVHAGESGPVEVARHARATPGSPSIDDAHFPPAPAGALERRPRPKSAAEIEFLALGDGARLWLSEAAAAGTTKMRVKMAEAVALAKLFDPGEVDWALGHAAVHARFAEADLPSILNHAGTSDGEVHRAGEDRSLTQGTAGWAALGQQPPASPGVEEVA from the coding sequence GTGAAGTCTGCCGAGGAGATCATGGAAATTCTCGAAGCGTTTGATCTGACTGGTTCGTACAGGGACGCCGGCGAGCTCGCCGGGGTCTCCCATCACACCGTCGCCCGATACGTCGCCGCTCGTGACGCGGGACGGTTGAGCGAGAGGCCGGCGGCCCGTCCGCAGCTGATCGATGAGTTCTTGCCCAAGGTCGAGGAGTGGGTGGACAAGAGCAACGGCAAGATCCGCGCCGACATCGCCCATGACAAGCTGGTTGCCCTGGGATTCACCGGGTCGGAGCGGACAACCCGCCGGGCGGTCGCGGCGGTGAAGAAGGCTTACCGGCAGGGCAGGGCCCGGGTGCATCGGCCCTGGGTCACCGAGCCGGGGCTGTGGTTGCAGTACGACTTCGGTGACGGCCCGGTCATCGACGGCGCGCGGACGGTGTTGTTCTGCGCGTGGCTGGCGTGGTCGAGGTTCCGGGTCGTGCTGGCGATCAGGGACAAGACGATGCCGAGCGTGTTCGCCGCCCTGGACCAGGTCTTCCGGGTTCTGGGTGGGGTGCCGACGTATGTGCTGACCGACAACGAGAAGACCGTCACCGTCGAGCACATCGCCGGGATGGCGGTGCGGAACCCGCAGATGGTGGCCTTCGCCCGGCACTACGGGGTCAGCGTGCTCACGTGCGAGCCGGCCGACCCGGCAAGCAAGGGCGGGACGGAGGCCACGGTCAAGGTCGCCAAGGCCGACCTGGTCCCGAAGGAGACGAACCTGCTGCCCGGTTACGCCTCGTTCGCCGAGCTCGAGGCGGCCTGTCAGGCGTTCACCGATCTGGTCAATCACCGGGTCCACCGGGTCACCCGGCGGGTCCCGGCGGAGATGCTGGCCGAGGAACGCGCCCGCCTGCATGCCCTGCCGGCGGCCCCGCACACGGTCGCGTTCGGGCTGACACGGCAGGTGCCGGCGAACTCCCCGATGGTGACCTTCGAGGCCGGGCAGTACTCCGTGCCGCATCACCTCCTCGGGGAGAGGGTGTGGGTCCGCACCTACGGCGCCGGGCCTGGGGAGCAGGTCGTCATCGTCCACGCCGGCGAGTCCGGCCCGGTCGAGGTCGCCCGCCACGCCCGCGCCACACCGGGCTCCCCGAGCATCGACGACGCGCACTTCCCGCCCGCCCCGGCCGGTGCCCTGGAGCGCCGGCCGCGTCCGAAGAGCGCCGCGGAGATCGAGTTCCTCGCCCTGGGTGACGGGGCCCGGCTCTGGCTGAGCGAGGCCGCCGCGGCCGGCACGACGAAGATGCGGGTCAAGATGGCCGAGGCCGTCGCCCTGGCCAAGCTCTTCGATCCCGGTGAGGTCGACTGGGCCCTGGGCCACGCCGCCGTCCACGCCCGCTTCGCCGAGGCCGACCTGCCCTCGATCCTGAACCACGCGGGCACGAGCGACGGTGAGGTCCACCGCGCCGGGGAGGACCGCTCCTTGACCCAGGGCACCGCCGGCTGGGCCGCCCTGGGCCAGCAACCGCCCGCCAGCCCCGGCGTCGAGGAGGTGGCCTGA
- a CDS encoding PqqD family peptide modification chaperone, which translates to MYRLPRDVAAVVEADEVHPADVYLAKLPTGPLYALTGVSGLIWTEVAGQPEAGLVERVAVRAEQKPAAIEAQVKAFVSELVSLGLLERRETDTGR; encoded by the coding sequence GTGTACCGGCTGCCCCGAGACGTGGCCGCAGTGGTGGAGGCCGACGAGGTCCACCCCGCCGATGTGTACCTTGCGAAGCTCCCGACGGGTCCGCTGTACGCGCTCACGGGTGTGTCGGGGCTGATCTGGACGGAGGTCGCTGGGCAACCCGAGGCCGGACTGGTGGAGCGCGTAGCCGTCCGGGCGGAGCAGAAGCCGGCCGCGATCGAGGCTCAGGTCAAGGCGTTCGTCTCTGAGCTGGTTTCGCTCGGACTGCTCGAGAGACGCGAAACGGACACCGGCCGGTAG
- a CDS encoding glycosyltransferase, which yields MRVLRISHSAVTDAWRERERLLRARGVDVELLSASRWDVGGALVTLRPRPGEAVEGVATVGSHPALFIYDPRPLWRALGRGWDVLDIHEEPFALATAEILLLRSLRRVRAPYVLYSAQNIDKRYPPPFRWFERWALRHASGVSVCNAEAGRIVVRKGFPGVADVIPLGVDTDQFAPSAPDPVTASVVGGSTKGPALDGGPGVRVGYVGRLAPHKGVDVLLDAVVGDPRLALRVAGEGPDLESLRERAAAAGHRVELVGSLAADDLPDFYRSLDVLAVPSLDTRGWREQFGRVAVEAMACGTPVVASDSGALPDVVGEAGLLVPPGDAVALREALLRAGLDTDLARRMRAAGLRRAAGCDWAAVAERYLTMYRRVTRQPPAVAPGVEVVVVAFGTPNLLRRALVPIAGLPVTVVDNSSSSQVRAVCTDLGVRYLDPGRNGGFAAGVNVGLADRLQPGADVLLLNPDAEVAPDDVIRLQRALRAAPDLASVAPAQADDAGRRARVGWPFPTPGGTWLEALGLGRLRRGTDFVIGSVLLLRAEALAQVGLFDERFFLYAEETDWARRATRLGWRHTAVEDVVARHAGAATSQDEAARERHFHASQERYLRKHHGDVGWAVARAGQVLGASVRGLVLGGDRRAAARRRARLYRRGPVRVEVSP from the coding sequence GTGCGGGTGCTGCGCATCTCCCACAGCGCCGTCACCGACGCGTGGCGCGAGCGCGAGCGGCTGCTGCGCGCCCGCGGGGTGGACGTCGAGCTCCTGAGCGCCTCGCGCTGGGACGTCGGCGGCGCCCTGGTGACGCTGAGGCCCCGTCCGGGCGAGGCGGTCGAGGGTGTTGCCACCGTGGGCAGCCACCCCGCGCTGTTCATCTACGACCCGCGCCCGCTGTGGCGGGCGCTCGGCCGCGGGTGGGACGTCCTGGACATCCACGAGGAGCCGTTCGCGCTCGCGACGGCCGAGATCCTGCTCCTGCGTTCCCTGCGGCGGGTGCGGGCGCCGTACGTCCTGTACTCGGCGCAGAACATCGACAAGCGCTACCCGCCGCCGTTCCGCTGGTTCGAGCGCTGGGCACTGCGGCACGCCTCCGGGGTGAGCGTGTGCAACGCCGAGGCCGGCCGGATCGTCGTCCGCAAGGGCTTCCCCGGGGTGGCCGACGTCATCCCGCTGGGCGTCGACACGGACCAGTTCGCACCGTCGGCACCCGACCCGGTCACCGCCTCCGTGGTGGGGGGATCGACGAAGGGGCCGGCTCTGGACGGTGGGCCGGGGGTGCGGGTCGGCTACGTCGGTCGGCTCGCGCCGCACAAGGGTGTCGACGTCCTCCTCGACGCGGTGGTCGGCGATCCGCGGCTCGCCCTCCGGGTTGCCGGGGAAGGCCCGGACCTGGAGTCGCTGCGTGAGCGGGCGGCTGCCGCGGGCCACCGTGTCGAGCTCGTCGGCTCGCTCGCGGCCGACGATCTGCCCGACTTCTACCGGAGCCTCGACGTCCTGGCCGTGCCATCCCTCGACACACGCGGCTGGCGCGAGCAGTTCGGCCGTGTCGCCGTCGAGGCGATGGCCTGCGGGACCCCGGTGGTGGCGAGCGACTCCGGAGCGCTGCCCGACGTCGTCGGCGAGGCGGGCCTGCTCGTCCCGCCGGGAGACGCGGTGGCGCTGCGTGAGGCCCTGCTCAGGGCGGGCCTGGACACGGACCTGGCGAGGCGCATGCGCGCGGCAGGACTTCGCCGTGCCGCCGGGTGCGACTGGGCGGCGGTCGCCGAGCGGTATCTCACGATGTACCGGCGGGTGACCCGCCAGCCGCCGGCCGTGGCACCGGGGGTCGAGGTCGTGGTTGTCGCTTTCGGGACGCCCAACCTGCTGCGCCGCGCGCTGGTGCCGATCGCCGGCCTGCCGGTGACGGTGGTCGACAACTCCTCCTCGTCGCAGGTGCGAGCGGTGTGCACAGATCTGGGCGTGCGCTACCTCGACCCCGGCCGCAACGGCGGGTTCGCCGCGGGCGTCAATGTCGGCCTCGCCGATCGCCTGCAGCCCGGCGCCGACGTCCTCCTGCTCAACCCTGACGCCGAGGTCGCGCCCGACGACGTGATCCGCCTCCAGCGCGCGCTCCGCGCGGCCCCCGACCTCGCCTCGGTCGCGCCCGCGCAGGCGGACGACGCAGGCCGTCGAGCGCGGGTGGGCTGGCCGTTCCCCACCCCGGGCGGGACGTGGCTCGAGGCGCTCGGCCTCGGCCGTCTCCGGCGCGGGACGGACTTCGTCATCGGCTCGGTCCTGCTGCTCCGCGCCGAGGCCCTGGCGCAGGTGGGGCTGTTCGACGAGCGCTTCTTCCTCTACGCCGAGGAGACCGACTGGGCGCGCCGCGCCACACGACTCGGCTGGCGCCACACGGCCGTCGAGGACGTCGTCGCCCGGCACGCCGGAGCGGCGACGAGCCAGGACGAGGCAGCACGGGAACGGCACTTCCACGCGTCGCAGGAGCGGTACCTCCGCAAGCACCACGGCGACGTCGGCTGGGCGGTGGCCCGTGCCGGCCAGGTCCTCGGGGCGAGCGTGCGGGGGCTCGTGCTTGGCGGTGACCGGCGCGCCGCCGCGCGCCGTCGCGCACGGCTATACCGCCGTGGGCCGGTCCGGGTGGAGGTGTCCCCATGA
- a CDS encoding polysaccharide biosynthesis tyrosine autokinase, whose translation MQFREFLAILGRRWLTIAASTLIVLAAAAAATLSIPPTYTATARVFFSAESPETEDGAAGGTYVITSSDLTTYVEVVSSPVVRDPLRTDLGLTEGFGLAASIPGGSPMLDITATAGDAATAAEIANAAGPTLAEVAGDFSPLLANAGQSVTATALSPARIPGSPSSPDIERNLLLGALTGLMLGVGLALARQGLDTKVRSESDIKALSDRPILGVVPFSRASRQDPLVMETDPHGPHAEALRRLRTNLLFVDVTTRKHSFVVTSAVPGEGKTTTAVNLALAMADAGSRVLLVDADLRNPSVASTMGLEGSVGLTTILLGRATADDVVQRWKDTSLQVLPAGQIPPNPSELLGSEAMATLFRELSAKADFVIVDSPPVVPVIDAVLLTRLTGGALLVVGANRTRKRHVSSALEALETVGAPVSGFSLNMVQGGSRDGYYGYHRYGSRPTEGRTVATDEEGESTTTPPLHPSASGGDRTGRDTTPALHRGGETQNLQSADAMQAVEEMAASRRRGRGRS comes from the coding sequence GTGCAGTTTCGCGAGTTCCTGGCAATCCTCGGTCGGCGCTGGCTGACGATCGCGGCGAGCACCCTGATCGTGCTGGCGGCGGCCGCAGCCGCCACGCTCTCCATCCCACCGACCTACACCGCGACGGCACGCGTCTTCTTCTCCGCGGAATCTCCCGAGACCGAGGACGGCGCCGCCGGGGGCACGTACGTCATTACCAGCTCCGACCTCACCACGTACGTCGAGGTCGTCAGTTCGCCTGTGGTGCGCGACCCGCTGCGAACCGACCTGGGACTGACCGAAGGTTTCGGACTCGCCGCGAGCATCCCCGGCGGCTCTCCAATGCTCGACATCACCGCAACAGCCGGCGACGCCGCCACCGCGGCTGAGATCGCCAATGCCGCCGGGCCCACACTGGCCGAGGTTGCCGGTGACTTCTCGCCTCTCTTGGCCAACGCCGGGCAGAGCGTCACAGCCACTGCTCTGAGCCCCGCGCGCATCCCAGGTTCACCCAGCTCGCCCGATATCGAGAGAAACCTGCTCCTCGGCGCGCTAACTGGCCTCATGCTCGGGGTCGGGCTCGCGCTCGCCCGGCAGGGTCTGGACACGAAGGTGCGGTCCGAGTCCGACATCAAGGCGCTGTCTGACCGCCCCATCCTTGGCGTCGTGCCGTTCAGCCGGGCGTCCCGCCAGGATCCGTTGGTCATGGAGACGGACCCGCACGGTCCGCACGCCGAGGCCCTTCGTCGGTTGCGAACGAACCTCCTCTTCGTCGACGTCACCACGCGGAAGCACTCCTTCGTCGTCACCTCGGCGGTGCCCGGCGAAGGCAAGACCACCACTGCCGTCAACCTGGCCCTCGCGATGGCCGACGCCGGCTCACGGGTTCTTCTCGTCGACGCGGATCTTCGCAACCCCTCCGTAGCGTCGACGATGGGGCTCGAGGGGTCCGTGGGCCTGACAACGATCCTCCTGGGACGCGCGACCGCCGATGACGTCGTCCAGCGCTGGAAGGACACCTCGCTCCAGGTCCTGCCCGCCGGGCAGATACCACCCAACCCGAGCGAGCTGCTGGGTTCGGAGGCCATGGCGACGCTCTTCCGCGAGCTGAGCGCCAAGGCGGACTTCGTCATCGTGGATTCGCCGCCCGTCGTGCCGGTGATCGACGCGGTGCTCCTTACGCGCCTGACCGGTGGCGCCCTGCTCGTGGTGGGGGCCAACCGGACCCGCAAGCGTCATGTGTCGAGCGCACTGGAAGCGCTCGAGACGGTGGGTGCACCGGTCTCAGGTTTTTCCCTCAACATGGTTCAGGGCGGCTCGCGCGACGGGTACTACGGGTACCACAGGTATGGATCCAGACCGACCGAGGGGCGCACCGTCGCCACGGACGAGGAAGGCGAGTCAACCACCACTCCCCCCCTCCACCCCTCGGCTTCGGGCGGCGACCGCACCGGACGCGACACCACTCCCGCCCTCCACCGCGGCGGCGAGACGCAGAATCTCCAGTCCGCCGACGCCATGCAAGCGGTGGAGGAAATGGCGGCCTCACGCCGTCGAGGTCGCGGGCGCTCCTAA
- a CDS encoding signal peptidase I produces the protein MAALTTGVAEPDGERSAEADGLRDRVDVDRLGLGAHRAPSSDLRHLAVAAEPDAGPDAELAGPQAEVRRGAIHLGARAVVTVAGWLALAVVAALALAMVVVPHLAGWVPLTILSGSMEPTIPTGSQVVVEPVRGEAATAALAPGDVVTVMPYPNDPTLVTHRVVARAVAADGTVVLTTRGDANDAADPWPLTATQVRGVVRYHIPYAGYLATALDGDQKRTGTAALAVALLGYAGIQLVRAAADRSAGRRAHDAPAGPQDVDAGHGVPTDADRTGEDDMILDPAALGTLAHDVGDDAASGFGLAYLKRLGDSCNRVARAVVAGDAEEVHVAALSLHTSASMVGAAALARHAQLVAEAGRRGDMAVADRELRRLMDLTNETQRALAEHLRVGTAGAMFAP, from the coding sequence ATGGCGGCCCTGACCACCGGCGTCGCCGAGCCCGACGGTGAGCGGAGCGCCGAGGCCGATGGGCTCCGGGACCGGGTTGATGTCGACCGTCTCGGCCTCGGCGCACATCGCGCGCCGTCGTCGGACCTCCGGCACCTCGCCGTCGCCGCCGAGCCCGACGCCGGGCCCGACGCCGAGCTTGCCGGGCCGCAGGCGGAGGTGCGCCGAGGCGCGATTCATCTCGGTGCGCGCGCCGTGGTCACCGTCGCCGGATGGCTCGCGCTCGCCGTCGTCGCGGCCCTGGCCCTGGCGATGGTCGTCGTCCCGCACCTGGCCGGCTGGGTGCCGCTGACGATCCTGTCGGGCTCGATGGAGCCGACCATCCCCACCGGCAGCCAGGTGGTCGTCGAGCCCGTGCGGGGCGAGGCGGCGACGGCGGCCCTCGCGCCCGGTGACGTCGTCACCGTCATGCCCTACCCGAACGACCCGACCCTCGTCACCCACCGGGTCGTGGCGCGCGCCGTCGCCGCGGACGGCACCGTGGTCCTGACGACCCGGGGCGACGCGAACGACGCCGCCGACCCGTGGCCGCTCACGGCGACGCAGGTCAGGGGCGTGGTCCGCTACCACATCCCCTACGCCGGCTACCTCGCGACGGCGCTGGACGGGGACCAGAAGCGCACCGGCACGGCCGCGCTGGCCGTGGCACTCTTGGGCTATGCGGGGATCCAGCTCGTACGCGCCGCGGCCGACCGGTCTGCCGGCCGGCGTGCCCACGACGCCCCCGCCGGCCCGCAGGACGTCGACGCCGGGCACGGCGTGCCGACGGACGCCGACCGGACCGGAGAAGACGACATGATCCTCGACCCCGCGGCCCTGGGCACCCTTGCCCACGACGTCGGCGACGACGCCGCGTCCGGCTTCGGCCTGGCCTACCTCAAGCGGTTGGGCGACTCGTGCAACCGGGTGGCGCGCGCCGTCGTCGCCGGCGACGCCGAGGAGGTGCACGTGGCGGCCCTGAGCCTGCACACCTCCGCCTCGATGGTGGGGGCAGCGGCGCTCGCCCGGCACGCCCAGCTCGTCGCCGAGGCGGGCCGGCGCGGCGACATGGCCGTGGCCGACCGGGAGCTGCGCCGGCTCATGGACCTCACCAACGAGACCCAGCGGGCGCTCGCCGAGCACCTGCGCGTGGGGACCGCCGGGGCGATGTTCGCCCCCTGA